The following are encoded in a window of Syntrophorhabdaceae bacterium genomic DNA:
- a CDS encoding chemotaxis protein CheX, with protein sequence MDVKYINPFIMAAQSVFKTMLNLDVSLNKPVLKTERTTSGDVTGIMGLVGDKKGTITISFREKGAMFVFQTLVGDECSSVTPDVVDAIGELTNIISGQARKEFEKAGINLKASIPMVVVGKNVEMNFITTIPIVQLSFGFSLKNGDPEVMFLDFSFE encoded by the coding sequence ATGGACGTCAAATACATAAACCCATTTATTATGGCAGCGCAATCGGTTTTCAAAACCATGCTTAACCTCGATGTAAGCTTGAATAAGCCTGTGTTGAAAACGGAAAGAACCACGTCAGGCGATGTGACGGGTATAATGGGACTTGTGGGCGATAAGAAGGGGACCATTACGATCAGCTTCAGAGAAAAAGGCGCAATGTTTGTTTTCCAGACACTGGTTGGTGATGAGTGCTCGAGCGTTACTCCGGATGTGGTCGATGCGATCGGAGAGCTCACAAACATCATATCGGGGCAGGCCCGTAAAGAGTTTGAGAAAGCGGGTATAAACCTGAAGGCATCCATCCCCATGGTCGTGGTCGGCAAGAACGTGGAGATGAATTTCATTACCACCATACCGATAGTGCAGCTGTCTTTCGGTTTTTCTCTGAAG
- a CDS encoding response regulator → MKVLVVDDFATMRKIIKNVLKQINLDNVLEAENGKHALTILKSDSVDLIISDWIMPEMTGIEFLKACKSDEAIKKIPFIMVTAEAQKDNIMEAIKSGVDNYIVKPFTPDKLREAIDKAKAKVGK, encoded by the coding sequence ATGAAGGTCCTTGTTGTTGACGATTTCGCTACCATGCGCAAGATCATCAAAAATGTGCTTAAACAGATAAATCTCGACAATGTGCTGGAGGCGGAGAACGGTAAACATGCCCTGACGATATTGAAGAGTGATAGTGTTGATCTCATCATCAGCGATTGGATCATGCCTGAAATGACAGGAATCGAATTTCTGAAGGCCTGCAAGTCAGACGAAGCCATAAAAAAGATACCCTTCATCATGGTCACTGCCGAAGCGCAAAAGGACAATATCATGGAAGCCATAAAATCAGGAGTCGACAACTACATTGTAAAGCCCTTTACGCCGGACAAACTGCGCGAAGCCATAGACAAAGCAAAAGCAAAAGTCGGAAAATAA
- the purM gene encoding phosphoribosylformylglycinamidine cyclo-ligase: MKSITYKDSGVDIKKADNLLDDIKTKIQGTFTPHVLNNIGAFAALTEVPKEYENPVMVSSTDGVGTKLKIAFMSGKHSTVGIDLVGMSVNDILTLGARPLFFLDYYASGRIEDRVYKEVISGICDGCLMAGCALIGGETAEMPSFYQDGEYDLAGFAVGMVDKNKIIDGSSIEKGDVLVGLASNGLHSNGYSLVRKVLFDVHKLDIHAGWEGADTALYEELLMPTRIYVKPVLDVLARFKVKGMVHITGGGLPGNIKRVIPQGLAALIHVSPDSIPHIFRFIMKLGNIDFQEMCSTFNMGCGYVLVVGKDEAESMIARFNELGEQAYLLGHIEQSKDGDKVRIID, translated from the coding sequence ATGAAATCGATTACGTACAAAGACTCCGGCGTCGATATCAAGAAGGCCGACAATCTTCTTGACGATATTAAAACAAAGATTCAAGGGACCTTCACTCCCCACGTCCTGAACAATATCGGCGCATTTGCGGCGTTGACCGAGGTGCCGAAGGAATACGAAAACCCTGTCATGGTAAGTTCAACGGATGGGGTGGGAACCAAGCTGAAGATAGCCTTTATGTCGGGCAAACATTCGACGGTGGGTATCGATCTCGTGGGCATGAGTGTGAACGATATCCTCACGCTTGGCGCCCGGCCGTTATTCTTTTTGGACTACTACGCCTCGGGGCGGATCGAGGACCGCGTGTACAAGGAGGTCATCTCCGGGATTTGCGATGGCTGCCTCATGGCGGGATGCGCGCTCATCGGCGGTGAGACCGCGGAGATGCCTTCTTTCTATCAGGATGGAGAGTATGATCTTGCAGGTTTTGCCGTGGGCATGGTGGACAAGAACAAGATCATAGACGGCTCGTCGATTGAAAAAGGGGATGTGCTTGTCGGTCTCGCATCGAACGGCCTCCACAGTAACGGATATTCCCTGGTAAGAAAGGTGCTCTTTGACGTGCACAAACTCGATATTCATGCCGGGTGGGAAGGGGCCGATACAGCTCTTTATGAGGAGCTCTTAATGCCCACGAGAATCTATGTAAAACCCGTGCTGGACGTGCTCGCCCGTTTCAAAGTGAAGGGCATGGTCCACATCACCGGCGGCGGACTGCCCGGCAATATCAAGCGAGTGATTCCTCAAGGTCTCGCCGCGCTCATACACGTCTCGCCCGACTCGATTCCTCACATCTTTCGTTTTATCATGAAGCTCGGAAACATCGATTTTCAGGAGATGTGCTCAACATTCAATATGGGATGCGGCTACGTGCTGGTCGTGGGAAAGGATGAGGCAGAATCGATGATCGCCCGCTTCAATGAGCTCGGAGAACAGGCATACCTCCTCGGCCACATCGAACAATCCAAAGACGGCGATAAAGTACGCATCATAGACTAA
- the cobU gene encoding bifunctional adenosylcobinamide kinase/adenosylcobinamide-phosphate guanylyltransferase, producing the protein MKKIVLILGGAASGKSTFGLAQASQVAGQKAFIATAQALDKEMLVKIERHKQERGREWDTYEEPVRIADLVGRIGELYEVTLIDCLTLWTSNIMHAGFDLKDEVEGLVHAITKKSSHLNYIISNEVGMGLVPETPLGRAYRENLGFVNRRVASVATEVYLLAAGIPIKIKETEE; encoded by the coding sequence ATGAAGAAGATAGTATTGATCTTAGGCGGAGCCGCAAGCGGCAAAAGCACCTTTGGCCTCGCTCAAGCGTCACAAGTTGCCGGCCAAAAAGCCTTCATTGCGACAGCTCAGGCGCTGGACAAAGAAATGCTCGTCAAAATAGAAAGACACAAACAGGAGCGCGGGCGAGAGTGGGATACGTACGAAGAGCCTGTCCGGATAGCCGATCTCGTTGGGAGGATTGGTGAGCTGTATGAGGTGACCCTCATCGATTGCCTTACCCTCTGGACGTCGAATATCATGCACGCAGGTTTCGATCTCAAAGACGAAGTGGAAGGCCTCGTACATGCCATTACGAAGAAATCGTCTCATCTTAATTACATCATCTCGAATGAGGTAGGTATGGGCCTTGTTCCTGAAACTCCCCTTGGAAGGGCATATCGGGAGAATCTGGGTTTTGTGAATCGAAGGGTTGCCTCCGTTGCAACTGAGGTCTATCTGCTGGCAGCGGGGATTCCCATAAAGATAAAGGAGACTGAAGAATGA
- the cobT gene encoding nicotinate-nucleotide--dimethylbenzimidazole phosphoribosyltransferase, with the protein MKALRIEPVQSDLLNKAQQRLDNLTKPQGSLGRLEEFARTLVAITGTPLPSLLAKKAIFTFAADHGVVEEGVSLYPKEVTIQMVHNFLTGGAAINVLSRHAGIDEIVVDVGVDHDFGGEKDLLIRKVVRGTKNMAKGPAMTREEAEKSIDTGIDIALDYAGKGYQMFGTGEMGIGNTTPSSAIAAVLTDTAVSEVTGRGTGIPDETLALKIQVIERAIALNKPNRDDPIDVLAKVGGAEIGAIAGLILGAASRRIPVVVDGFISTAGALLAYCLNLATKDYMFGAHNSVEKGHIVMLKKIGLDPVLDLGMRLGEGTGAALAMFIIEAGLKIYREMATFDEAGVSRELT; encoded by the coding sequence ATGAAAGCGTTACGGATTGAGCCGGTACAAAGTGATTTGTTGAACAAGGCACAGCAGCGACTTGACAACCTGACCAAGCCTCAGGGTAGCCTCGGCAGACTTGAAGAATTTGCTCGCACCCTCGTGGCGATAACGGGTACTCCCCTGCCCTCGCTCCTCGCGAAGAAGGCGATCTTTACCTTTGCGGCGGATCATGGCGTTGTCGAAGAAGGGGTCTCTTTGTATCCCAAAGAAGTGACCATACAAATGGTGCATAATTTTCTCACGGGCGGCGCGGCCATCAATGTGCTTTCCCGTCATGCCGGCATAGACGAGATCGTTGTTGATGTTGGAGTCGATCACGATTTTGGAGGCGAAAAAGACCTCCTCATAAGAAAGGTCGTCCGGGGAACTAAGAATATGGCAAAAGGCCCTGCCATGACCAGAGAGGAGGCGGAAAAATCTATAGATACAGGCATCGACATTGCTCTCGACTACGCGGGGAAAGGATATCAAATGTTCGGTACGGGCGAGATGGGCATAGGGAATACCACGCCATCGAGCGCGATTGCGGCGGTACTCACCGATACAGCCGTCTCAGAGGTGACAGGCAGGGGCACGGGTATTCCCGATGAGACGCTCGCATTAAAAATACAGGTGATCGAACGCGCGATTGCCCTCAACAAACCGAACCGCGATGATCCTATCGACGTACTCGCAAAAGTCGGCGGCGCGGAGATAGGCGCTATCGCTGGCCTCATCCTCGGGGCCGCATCACGTCGGATACCTGTGGTCGTAGACGGCTTCATCTCAACGGCCGGGGCTCTTCTCGCCTATTGCCTTAACCTCGCAACAAAGGACTATATGTTTGGCGCGCACAATTCGGTGGAAAAAGGACACATCGTTATGCTCAAGAAGATCGGTCTTGATCCCGTACTTGACCTCGGGATGCGTCTCGGTGAGGGCACGGGAGCGGCACTCGCTATGTTCATTATTGAAGCTGGACTCAAGATTTATCGTGAGATGGCCACCTTTGACGAGGCGGGCGTCTCAAGAGAACTGACATAG
- a CDS encoding adenosylcobinamide-GDP ribazoletransferase — MKALTAAFQFLTIVPVRTKKVPSEKDLVGSSVFFPFVGATQGLVLAICCLVFLKIFSPEIVAALVIIVYAVVTGAFHLDGLSDTFDALAVRSSGNVGSDRVKRLAVMKDSTTGAIGSVSLILCLLFKYLLLRETLAADHALHKYLVLFLTPVFSKWIMVRAMYRVKSARDDGIGRIFLAHVRLRHFVLATVVFLVIGLTAGLIWSHTVLTSFGRGIGSFALFFCLAVTVTLSVGFLFKRLFTAKFGGLTGDNFGALHEITENAFLTVALLWK, encoded by the coding sequence ATGAAAGCGCTCACAGCAGCCTTCCAGTTCTTGACCATCGTTCCTGTCAGAACCAAGAAAGTACCATCTGAAAAAGACCTTGTCGGCTCGTCCGTTTTTTTTCCTTTTGTGGGCGCAACTCAGGGACTCGTTCTCGCGATCTGTTGCCTTGTCTTTTTGAAGATTTTCTCCCCCGAAATAGTAGCGGCTCTTGTGATCATTGTCTATGCGGTCGTAACAGGGGCGTTTCACCTGGATGGGCTTTCAGACACCTTTGATGCGCTGGCTGTGCGCTCTTCCGGAAATGTGGGCTCCGACAGGGTAAAAAGGCTCGCGGTCATGAAGGACAGCACGACCGGCGCAATAGGAAGCGTCTCTCTTATCCTCTGTCTCCTTTTCAAATATCTTTTGCTCAGGGAAACTCTGGCGGCAGACCATGCTCTACACAAATACCTGGTCCTTTTCCTCACGCCTGTGTTCTCCAAATGGATCATGGTTCGGGCCATGTATCGGGTAAAAAGCGCCCGTGATGACGGGATAGGAAGGATCTTCCTGGCGCACGTGAGGTTGAGACATTTTGTGTTGGCCACTGTAGTCTTTCTCGTGATCGGTCTTACGGCCGGTCTGATATGGAGCCATACCGTGCTCACCTCGTTTGGGCGAGGCATAGGCTCTTTCGCCTTGTTCTTCTGCCTGGCAGTCACCGTAACGCTTTCTGTGGGTTTCTTGTTCAAACGCCTGTTCACGGCAAAGTTCGGCGGCTTGACGGGGGACAATTTCGGCGCTCTCCATGAGATAACAGAGAACGCCTTTCTGACGGTCGCGCTCCTATGGAAATAG
- the cbiB gene encoding adenosylcobinamide-phosphate synthase CbiB produces the protein MEIGFSPVIILIFCLAFFVDLAIGDPPSLPHPVRIIGKGISGMERLLKRSSAPKEQERLAGFMLALVITLTTFLCALLIEKWILFALKGLFRVFGIAFLVYLTATTLATKELLNSSLLVVQAVEEGHMERAREHLSMIVGRDVDALDRDGILRAAIETVSENFSDGVIAPMFFFVLGGMPLALAYKAVNTLDSMVGYKNETYRHLGWASARLDDLCNYVPARLSAILIALAAGIYFRSRQRIGASFKTLYHEGRHHTSPNSGYPEAAIAGALKVRLGGPSTYNGVLVKKPYIGSGGETDYLKAALDAITIVRYGSFGGFFISLIVLCVWWVL, from the coding sequence ATGGAAATAGGCTTTAGTCCTGTGATCATCCTTATCTTCTGCCTTGCCTTCTTCGTCGATCTCGCAATCGGTGACCCCCCTTCCCTTCCCCATCCGGTCAGGATCATAGGAAAAGGGATCTCAGGCATGGAACGCCTGCTCAAACGATCATCCGCCCCCAAAGAACAGGAAAGACTTGCCGGCTTTATGCTGGCGCTTGTCATCACACTCACGACCTTTCTCTGCGCCCTGCTCATCGAAAAATGGATCCTCTTTGCCTTGAAGGGCCTATTCAGGGTATTCGGTATCGCATTCCTCGTGTACCTTACGGCCACGACCCTTGCCACAAAGGAGCTCTTGAATTCGTCGCTCCTCGTCGTACAGGCGGTTGAAGAAGGTCATATGGAGAGGGCCCGGGAACACTTGAGCATGATTGTAGGCAGGGACGTGGACGCGCTCGACAGAGACGGGATCTTAAGGGCCGCTATCGAGACGGTGTCGGAGAACTTCTCCGACGGGGTCATCGCCCCCATGTTCTTCTTTGTGCTGGGGGGGATGCCACTCGCCCTCGCATACAAGGCCGTCAATACGCTCGATTCTATGGTGGGGTACAAGAATGAAACATACCGGCACCTTGGATGGGCATCGGCCCGTCTCGACGACCTTTGCAATTATGTGCCCGCACGGCTTTCCGCCATATTGATTGCTCTGGCAGCAGGCATTTATTTCCGCTCCAGGCAAAGGATAGGTGCATCGTTTAAGACCCTGTACCATGAAGGCAGGCATCATACCAGTCCCAATAGTGGCTACCCGGAGGCCGCGATCGCCGGAGCGCTTAAGGTAAGACTCGGAGGACCCTCCACGTATAACGGGGTTCTTGTTAAGAAGCCATACATCGGTTCCGGAGGTGAAACGGACTACCTGAAGGCTGCCCTGGACGCAATAACCATTGTAAGATATGGATCGTTCGGTGGCTTTTTTATTTCCCTTATTGTATTATGTGTATGGTGGGTTCTATGA
- the cobD gene encoding threonine-phosphate decarboxylase CobD: MTNHGGDIYSVMERRGFPQSALIDFSASINPLGTPRNVILEIKKCLKNLIHYPDMNATRLREKLGNAYDIDPKSILCGNGCTELIHLVPRTMGFHKVMIVQPTFSDYERACRIARPECSVMYHILERKRNFDVEPQSLIDDAATERVEAVFLCNPNNPTGRLIDHDMLLDIAQEMRKRQIYLIVDESFMDFSVGRSVAHAVEKNPYLMVLKSLTKFYALAGLRLGYGIFPMHIAAMLRENKEPWTVNTLAQAAGVVALDENDYRERTKKLMSRQRGVFERGFRALGIEYVPSLANYFLLYIPDAPKIAEQLESKGILVRGCANFKGLDHRYLRVAVKSPKDNRSLLTSLKECLV, from the coding sequence ATGACAAACCATGGCGGTGATATATATAGCGTTATGGAGAGAAGGGGCTTTCCCCAGAGTGCGCTCATCGATTTCAGCGCCTCCATCAATCCCCTGGGAACCCCTCGCAACGTGATCCTCGAAATCAAGAAATGTTTGAAGAACCTCATCCACTATCCTGATATGAACGCAACGAGACTCAGAGAAAAGCTGGGGAATGCGTATGACATAGACCCCAAATCGATTCTCTGCGGAAACGGATGCACGGAATTGATTCACCTTGTTCCCCGAACCATGGGGTTCCATAAGGTGATGATTGTACAGCCCACATTCAGCGATTACGAGCGGGCCTGCAGGATCGCCCGGCCTGAATGCTCCGTCATGTACCATATACTCGAGCGCAAACGCAATTTTGACGTGGAGCCTCAATCGCTTATCGATGATGCCGCCACCGAGCGTGTGGAAGCGGTGTTTCTATGCAACCCCAACAACCCCACAGGCAGGCTTATCGACCACGACATGTTGCTGGACATTGCTCAGGAGATGCGGAAACGACAGATATACCTGATCGTCGATGAGTCCTTCATGGATTTTTCCGTGGGTCGCTCCGTGGCTCACGCCGTGGAAAAGAACCCCTATCTCATGGTCCTCAAATCGTTGACCAAGTTCTATGCCCTGGCCGGCCTTCGACTGGGCTACGGCATTTTTCCCATGCACATTGCGGCCATGTTGAGGGAAAACAAGGAACCCTGGACGGTCAATACGCTCGCACAAGCGGCAGGCGTCGTGGCCTTGGACGAGAATGATTACAGGGAGAGGACCAAGAAACTCATGAGCCGGCAGAGGGGGGTTTTTGAAAGGGGCTTTAGAGCTCTCGGCATCGAGTACGTGCCGTCGCTCGCTAATTACTTCCTTCTGTATATCCCGGACGCTCCTAAAATAGCTGAGCAGCTTGAAAGCAAGGGAATCTTGGTGCGGGGGTGCGCAAACTTCAAAGGCCTCGACCACAGGTACCTGCGCGTAGCCGTAAAATCACCCAAAGATAACAGGTCGCTTCTCACATCGCTCAAGGAATGTCTTGTTTAG
- a CDS encoding histidine phosphatase family protein produces MFSESPTRVFLVRHGETLDEETGKVYKGTIDIPLSRKGIERIEKVADYLAPYPLAALYTSALSRCIESASIIGRPHKLSAHIDERFNELHFGKWEGLSFHEIEKTYPVLFPLWLKDPVSNTPPGGEALLDAQKRATKAFEEIVDRHKGGSIAIVCHAGILKIIISTLLNLSLTALYKLSQDYGCVDIIDMYDDNSGVIKLLNYTV; encoded by the coding sequence TTGTTTAGCGAAAGCCCTACGAGGGTCTTTCTCGTCCGTCACGGGGAAACCCTTGACGAAGAAACAGGCAAGGTCTATAAAGGAACCATAGACATACCCCTATCCCGAAAAGGTATCGAGAGAATTGAGAAAGTTGCCGATTACCTGGCGCCCTATCCGCTCGCCGCTCTCTATACCTCGGCCCTTTCGCGCTGCATAGAAAGCGCAAGCATCATCGGCAGGCCCCACAAGCTCAGCGCACATATAGACGAGAGGTTTAACGAGCTTCATTTCGGCAAGTGGGAAGGCTTGAGCTTTCATGAGATCGAAAAGACATATCCGGTCCTATTCCCCCTCTGGCTAAAGGACCCTGTATCCAACACCCCTCCCGGGGGCGAAGCTTTGCTCGACGCACAGAAACGGGCCACCAAAGCCTTCGAAGAGATCGTGGACAGGCATAAAGGGGGGAGTATCGCGATCGTCTGCCACGCAGGCATATTGAAGATTATTATCTCGACGCTTCTCAACCTGAGTTTGACCGCCCTCTATAAACTCTCCCAGGATTACGGCTGCGTGGACATCATCGACATGTATGATGATAATAGCGGCGTCATAAAGCTCCTCAACTATACAGTCTAA
- a CDS encoding SAM-dependent methyltransferase, which translates to MKENQVSYTARWCAYARAHHVMNDNPKVFDDYLAPQIITDEDRAEYDQSLGHLMAALQFMEPARAASFTDRHNAVTWIMQGMYPSALILSRARYTEDKLMEAINQGVTQYVILGAGLDTFAFRHPELVDRLQVFEVDYPSMQAFKRHRLAELGWQAPAQLHFVPMDFAQDNLMDALRRSSFDPKALSLFSWLGVTYYLEREEVFATFRTVTEATSAGSVIVFDYLDTDIFRPYRVARRVRVLLTGARKRGEPMKCAFEPDELAADLKPLHLRVAEDLGPSEVQQRYFEGRTDAHYACEHAHIARAIVE; encoded by the coding sequence ATGAAAGAGAACCAGGTGAGTTATACGGCCCGGTGGTGTGCCTATGCTCGTGCCCACCATGTTATGAACGATAATCCTAAAGTCTTTGATGACTACCTTGCACCGCAGATCATAACTGACGAGGACCGAGCAGAATACGACCAATCGTTAGGCCACCTTATGGCGGCCCTTCAGTTTATGGAGCCAGCTCGCGCCGCATCATTTACGGACCGGCACAATGCCGTGACGTGGATCATGCAGGGTATGTATCCCTCAGCGCTTATTTTGAGTCGGGCACGGTATACCGAGGACAAACTTATGGAGGCTATCAATCAGGGCGTGACCCAGTATGTAATTCTCGGCGCCGGATTGGATACTTTTGCTTTTCGGCACCCGGAGTTAGTGGACCGTCTTCAGGTCTTTGAGGTCGACTATCCTTCTATGCAAGCCTTCAAACGTCACCGTCTTGCCGAGTTGGGCTGGCAAGCCCCGGCGCAATTGCATTTCGTTCCGATGGATTTTGCTCAAGACAATCTTATGGACGCACTCAGAAGGTCATCGTTTGATCCCAAGGCATTAAGCCTCTTTAGCTGGCTCGGGGTTACCTATTATCTTGAGCGAGAGGAGGTATTCGCGACTTTCCGTACCGTTACTGAGGCCACGAGTGCAGGCAGCGTCATCGTTTTTGATTACTTAGACACGGATATATTTCGGCCCTACCGCGTGGCTCGGCGGGTACGTGTTCTATTGACTGGAGCCCGGAAGAGGGGCGAACCTATGAAGTGCGCATTTGAACCTGACGAGCTTGCAGCCGATCTTAAACCACTCCATTTACGCGTTGCCGAGGACTTAGGCCCATCGGAGGTTCAGCAACGTTACTTCGAAGGGCGAACCGATGCCCACTATGCGTGTGAACATGCGCATATCGCACGTGCGATTGTCGAATGA